GATttaaatctttgtaagattttggagaagtctggtacaatacttataggaggagtcctgcggaatacttggagaagtccgcgatagtacttggagaagtcctgtctaatacttgtattggagaagtccttgatacttgctagtgaaaatcttggtggtggccaagtactggacgtagcccaattgtttggggtgaaccagtataaatctctgtgtgctgatTGTTTTGTTCTATTTACtgttttacttccgctgcactaaacagtttgtgAAAAGTCACACTTAAACGTATTTACCAAAGAACTAATATccttttcataaaacaaagttttaaaaagtaattttcaagaacacaattcaaaccccccctttcttgtgttacttatttgcaactcaattggtatcagagcttagtctctagaaactaacatcttaaacaggtgtagagtaaagatccatggcagaagatctaGCAATAGCTACGGGCTCATCCGCCAACAAGCCTTCGTTCTTTGATGGAACTGAGTATCCTTATTGGAAAAATCACATGCAACTATTCATTGAGTCGACAAACTACAAGCTTTGGAacatcattgaaaatggcaacatcgcTCACAAAGATGATGCTGGAGAACCTGTAAAGGAGGATCAACTGACAGAAGCACAACGCAAGGACTATCAACTCAATGCTAGAGCCAAGTTATTCCTACTGTGTGCGTTAAGTAAATCTCAGCTGGATAAGGTTGATGGATTAGCAACAGCCAAAGAAGTCTGGGAAGCTCTAGGGTTGGCATATGAAGGTACAACGAATGTCAGACAAGCCAAAGTAAGCTTACTCGTGGCTGAATATGTTCaagatgaaggaaaatgaaagcATTGATGACATGTTTGGAAGATTCCAAACCGTCGTTAATGGGCTCAGAAATCTTGATCGCAAATACGAAAATGTTGATCAAATCATAAAGATTCTAAGATGCCTTCCCAGAAAATGGAGACCCAAGGTCACAGCCATTCAAGAAGCTAAAGATCTCAGCACCTTGAGACTGGAAGACCTCCTtggatctctgaaggttcatgaaaTAGAGCTGGCTCATGACGAAGGattgaagaagcagaagaacattgcattcaaagcaaacaGTTCAAAGGCCATTCAAACAAAAGAacaatctgaagaagaagaatcctcAGAAGAAATGTCTGATGATGAACAAGCCCTtttcaacagaaagttcaaaaggacgtggatcaaacaacaaagaggaaaaggaacATCAaggatgtaacgccccgatttctcgagtgttacacagtaacttattaaccaattttcgtaaagagttttcgtcgattcacttattaatcttgaattaatgataaaagttcaattttacaaaattctcgaaacttaaccatttcaaacttgcggaaataattaTCAACTTAAACCTCAAACTttgttaatcattgaaaagagtatgaaataaatatccggaagaaaacttcaaagtaaattacatcaagttaaactatctcaactaaaataaagtaatggttcaatacttccaaaactcggtactctcaacccaaaagaaaaatggatgtctcaaaacccaaccatatccttggccccttcctctttatcttcttcctcttcatcagaagtgtagtcgtcatccggtagtggctcatcacgtagcatcaactcccaagaatgagtcgtcgccattatcttcacgaccatctaccccccccaaataaacacatagcaaacaagcagggttaGGTctaacaaaaagaatgataatgaaaaaatcaacaacaacataatataagtacattatatgtcttttatgggaaagagtcagttactaacagAATCTCACATCATACAACCCACCAATCCTGCCTTGGCCAATCacttacatccgcagatgtacaatcacgtgaagctgcaatacttcacaaaaatctcatggtgaccgcagtcaacccaacacgtggagccgcaatgatccacaaaatctctaggtgaccgcagtcaaccttttcacgtggagaccaacagtcaatccacaattctccctcgcgtgcaagcccatcgttctcatggactatAGTCTACACTAGACCTATGCCCATaatattcacatttacttgcaagcgagttaattacacgtttctctttgtttaagtctctaaagtcaacctagagtcttacatcaacatcgcataaatacaacaattaaacgatcacagacacatcgggaattacagctagatgagcgaccctttgaacaatttccaataatatcacaattcacgtaaggcatagcataaacttacacttacgcatggcacatcatggcataaattatcaaataaggtaacataaggcttatgcatggaaaacaacacattttcgcaacttagctttttggacagcagaaacaacgttcattgaaactggtctacagaatgcgtactccaaccaaaaatcatgtataatatctttctggaaagatattttaaagatctacaactctctagttaaaatcattttcatttgagccccagaattaggtgatattactccttaaagtttctgtccgacacagggaaaaacagcaggtatgacagttacccaaaacgacctacaacacacaatactagaccaaaatttatgatctttatattcctGGAAAGCTCTTTCGAATATCTAAAATTTGTAtgttaatcatttctttatttggcgaccagaaacaagtgaaaataggacctgaagtttactgtccagcacagaaatctgacagagaatgcatttgccatcaatttcgttttagcattctattctaagggttctaagtcatctaccagcatcaaatatagtaacatgttcacagtgtaacccaatatcacatggaaaaagtccagcacacatcgcatattcaaaacctcaagcacatcaatcaagttcatacataaaatcatgtcaaagcatggcaatATGGCCTAGACATGCTACCCaactcctaggaccagcccttaccttggctaACTTGGTGAAAAGGAAAAGGTTTTGGTGAAGAAAAGGTCCAAGAACGCTGCTGTCCACGTCCCCTCACTCTCCCTctcagctctctctctctctctcgcaagGTTCTCCCTCTCGCGCGTGCGTCactggcggtggtggcggcttgaTCGGTGGCATGTCTCTCTTGCTCTCTCTCAGGTTTTCACGTGGAGCTGTATGGTTTCTGTTCTTGTTCAGAATGAGGGGAAAAAAAGGGTTTTCCCCCCCTTATTTCCCATGCAACCCGCGGCCTCACACACATGTGGACtagggtttcatttttttttcttcttttcacttAAGCCTGCAACCACCCTTGACCCATTAGTAATCACCACTTAACCAGGTCCAAATTACAGATAGGCCCCACTCTTTATAGTTAAAACCCAATTAAACTCGGAATTAAAAGGAAAATACAACACTTAATCCGCTGGCACATTACAGCCCGATCCTTGCTCAGTAAAATTCGAaaatctcgagctacagaggtcggaatgacctgattctacttcgagaattttctacacttaaagggctacgactctcatgaaggacgttttccgaaatgaggtcgttaagaccctctcaaaattcacacaagttgacagttgtaatctgtcaaaactcaaacttagccaaaagtcttattttattcaatctatCACTTAAGCATTACATAAGTAAGTCTAGGGTCTTACAAAGGAAGGACAACAAACGGGACTCAAGCATGAAAAAGAAACCGCTCACTCACAAAGGTGAAGTGGCTCAAACTTAGACAAAAGCAACATCACCTGCTTCGAGTGCAAAAAGCCAGGACACATCAAGCCGGACTGTCCAAGACTAGCAAAGAAATCAGGCAAGAAACCCTtctacaagaaaaagaaagctcTAGCTGCTGGATGGGATGAATCTGAGGACGGttcagaagatgatgatgaagacgaAGATGATGATGCACTCTTTGCTCTTATGGCATCTGCAGAAAGctcagatgatgaagatgatgatgaagtaaAATCTGAAAACCTTAAGGAAGAATTCAATGAACTACTTGAACATTCATATGCTCTATCTGAAAAGTACAAAACCTTGAAGAAACAATTTGCTAAATTACTACTCGAGCATGAAAAAGTCTTAATAGAAAAAGATCATGTAGTTAAAGAAAATACTGCTTTAAAGGAACAGGATTCTGTTAAGGAAGTAACTACTCTAAAGAAAAGAATTAAAGTATTAATAGATGATCTATCCACGTTTACTATAGGTCATGACAATCTAGTTAAATTGTGTGGAAATAGTCGCGAATTGTACGATAAAAGTGGACTAGGATTTGATAGTGAATCAGCTTCATCCAGTGAATATATGTCTGATATATCTTTTACATCATCTGAATCTAGTCAAAGTAAGTTTGTCGTAAATTGCAAGATTGAGCGAGATGAACGAAAAACCTCTTATGAGAAGAAGGTTCCTTCAAAAGTTATTGCTAACCCCTCAGGACCCAAGAAATTCTAGGTACCTAAAAAGTCAATTATCTCTATTGCAGACCTATTTAACAGAAtgaaggaaacgccaacaatggcACCTGGACAGTGGTTGCTCgtgtcacatgacgggagaaaagtctatgttcccaaAGATCCAAACTAAAAGAAATGGTGGATCGGTTACCTTTGGTGGAAATCAGAAGGGACTCATTGTCGGAGAAGGTAATGTTGGTAAGGAACCACTTCCTGTGATTAGTAATGTTCTATTGGTTGAAGGATTAAAACACAATCTACTTAacataagtcaattatgtgatagtgggttcactgtttcctttaataaagtgaagtgtagtgtcaCTGATATTGATGACAagatcatctttgaagctcagagacaagggaatctatataagacgaacttggaaaacctagcaaatcaaaatgtaacgtgtctagtatcatcagaggaCAATACATGGCTTTGGaataggaagctagggcatgcttccttaaggaccatcactaaaatcataagtaatgacttagtacgtggtcTGCCAAAACTAAATATCAAATTTGATGTTACATGTTCTGCTTGTGTTCAAAGCAAACAacatcgtacctcctgtcgtgctaaaaactttgtcagcaccagcaaacctctggacctgttacatatggatttgtttggtcctACTAGAGTAGCTAGTATTTCTGGAAGGAGATATTGTCTTGTCATAATtgatgactacacaagattctgttgAGTATTCTTCCTAACAAGTAAATATGAAACCTTTCGAGCATTCAAGATTTTCAGCAAAAGAGTTCATAACGAAAAAGGATACTGCATCACAACCATTCGCAGTGATCGAGGAGGAGAATTTGTAAATGAAGAATTTGAAAaattatgtgaacaagaaggCATTACTCATCAATTCTCTGCTCCTAGAATCCATAAGCAAAACGGAGTTGCTGAACGAAAGAACATGTCACTTCATGAAATGGCAAGAACGATGCTAAGCAAAACTTCTCTACCCAAGTACttttgggctgaagctattgaaactgcatgctacatcgAGAACAAAATTTCCATGCGACCTTTGTTAAAGAAAATTCCTTATGAGCTTTGGCGCGGAAGACGTCCTACCGTTtcgtactttcatccttttgggtgCAAATGCTTCATACTCAACACTAAGGACAATGTCGGAAAATTTGACAACAAATCTGATCAAGGTATTCTCTTAGGATACTCTACTCACTCTAAAGCGTATAGAGTTTTCAACTCTATGACGAAAGCCGTAGAGGAATCCatcaatgtcaagtttgaaGATCACTCAACCGAATCAATCAATCGTTTAGAAAGAGACTTCCTAAACCTTGACCTATCTGATCAAGATGATGATGGTCTCTCCAAAGAAGCTCAACCCTCGAACATCTCACATGTAGAACAGTTCACTACTCCTCAACCAGAAGCTCAAGAACAGTCTGATCAAATCATGACGTCAAGTGGTATCTCTCTTCCAAGGGAGTGGAAATACAAATTCGATCATCCACCAGAATAGTTTATTGGAAGCATCTCAGAAAAAGTCAAGACAAGGTCAGCCTTCAGAGAAGAATCCAACAGCGCATTTATCTCAGAGATTGAACCCAAAACCGTAGATGAAGCcctacaagatgaaggatggattctagCCATGCAAGAAGAACTGAGTCAATTTAAAAGAAGCGAAGTCTGGACACTTGTACCCAAACCAAAAGGAAAATCAATCATTGGTACCAagtgggtcttcagaaacaagatggatgaaaatggaaaagtaactaggaacaaagcaagactggtagctcaaggatacaatcaacaagaaggaattgattacacagaaacctttgctccagtggccAGAATTGAAGCAATTCGTATTCTTCTAGCTTTTGCATGCCAACATTCCATTaaactatatcaaatggatgtcaaaagtgtcTTTCTAAATGGAGTAATAGAAGAATAAGTCTATGTGAATCAGCCTCCAGGTTTTGAGGAGCCATCTTGCTCCGAGCATGTGTTCAAACTTAAGAAAGCTCTCTATGGTTTAAAACAAGCGCCAAGGGCTTGGTACGATCGTTTAAGCAGTTTTCTCATGAAGAACGGTTtctcaagaggaaagattgacaacaccTTATTCAGAAAGCAACTGAAAGATGACTACATTCTTGTACAACTGTACATTGATGACATCATCTTTGGAGCCACTAGTGATAACCTATGCAAGGAATTTTCAACTCTCATGCAAAGCGAattcgagatgagtatgatgggggaACTAAAATTCTTTCTTGgtcttcaaatcaagcaagagaaagaaaagatctACATACACCAGACCAAATATATAAAGGATATACTCAAGAAATACACCATGCAAAACTCAAATAAAATGAGTACTCCTATGTACCCAAACACTGTTCTAGACAAGAATGATGAAAGCTCACCGGTCGATCCAACATCGTACCGTGGAATGATAGGATCTCTCTTGTACCTTACTTCATATAGACCTGACATTATGTTCAGTGTTTGCCTATGTGCCAGATTCCATGTAAACCCTCAACAATCTCATCTCAGTGCGGTTAAATGAATATTTAGATACCTAATAGGTCCTGCTAATGTTGGTCTGTTATATGAGAAAGGTAGTGATTTCAGGCTGAGTGGATACTGTGATGCTgactatgctggagatagagttgAGCGAAAAAGCACcagtggaggatgtcactttctaGGAAACTGTTTAGTTTCCTGGTCTAGCAAAAGACAAAGCACCATATCCCTATCCACTGCTGAAGTTGAGTGCGTAGCAGCTAGCTCGTGTTGCACTTAACTTCTCTGGATCAAGCATCAACTTGAAGACTACAACATCCATGAAGATCACATACCTTTACtatgtgataacacaagtgctATAAATATAGCGAAAAATCCAGTTCAACACTCaaggacaaagcacattgaAATATAGCATCACTTCATCAGAGATCTAGTTGGGAAAGGACATATTGATATGTCTTATGTTCATactgaagatcaacttgctgacattTTGACAAAACCTTTACTGGAAGGCAGATTCTCTGACCTAAGAGAAAGAATCAATATGCAATATGCAAATTGAAGATATAGAAATGCAAGTTTGCTATTTTGCAGGTACCGTTCAATGAACTAACTGGGTACAGTTCAAGAGCCATCTCAGAACGAACTGAGCCAACTGCATACGTGCCACATCGTACTATGAGTTTATCTTTGCTACTGTTCAGCCTTTCCTGAAAATTGACTGTCAAAAGTTCAACGTCATCATATTTGTGACACGTGCTTCAACAGTAATTTTCTGAAAAGTCACATCACATTCAATGCTCAACAGTTACTCAGTCAGCCTTTATCGCGTGTGCAGCCCCAactcaattgtttaatattttctcttttcaagGAAAACCGCTCTTTGCACTTCCTTCCAAAACCGTCATTCCATATTCCCAATCAACATATCTCTAAAAGATTTTGCAAACTTACTTCACGCTTTCTCATTTGCAAAATACTCTCTCTCTCCTCCAAGAAAAGCAACTTCATTTCTCTACAAGTTTCTCCTCTTCTCAAAAACCTaatggccggagttcttgcAACGGCCTCTAAGGCCCCTTCCAAGAAAGGTGGAAAGACACCCTACACTAAGGCTGAAATGGAGATTCTGAAGAGAAGATCTGAGAAGATCAACCTACAACGGTCTGTTCAGAACCAAGAAATAGGAGTTGTGAAGACTGAAAAACTGGGTGATAACGCTCTGGTTTCACCAAGATACCTTGATATGAAGGTATTTGCATTTGTAAAAATGGCAGGACTCACGGACCTTCTCTATCAAGACTGGGAGACGGTGTACAATGTAGCACAGCGTGAAGTTTATGTGCCTCTTGTCAAAGAATTCTATGACTGTGCTGTGGTGAAGAATCGTGAAACCATCAGGTCAAGAGCGTACAACAAAATCATTGACGTCACTTTGCAAGACGTCGCTGAGGCTCTTGATGTGAGTCTGGATCAAGGTGAGAAATACTCTCCCTCATGGTGGTCAAAGACAGAAGACTACCGTTGCATCTGGAAAAATCAAAAAGATCCCTTGCTAGTGGAAGTGAGCAATCTTAGAGATGTGCtcaagttcaacaatgctgtgatCAGCAAAGTGGTTCTTCCCAAAGATGATGCAAGAGGACATGTAAGCGCACATGCAAGGTATGCAATTTACAAGATTGTAAAAAGGGTGAAGATAAATCCTGCTCATTTGATGTGGAATTACTTGATTAACTTCCTGGATATGGGAAAAGGATACCTTCCCTTTGGGTCCCTACTGACCGTGATTCTTGAGAAGAAAAGAATTACTGCTGAATTTATGGAAAACAAGGCTGAACAATTGGAAGAGGATATGATCTGGCCCACTCCTATCAAGCTAGGAGATGTAAGCAAAATGAATATCCCTTACGATAATTCAGAGGTTCCTGATTAATacctgaaaaagaagaaaagagttGTAAGAGAGAAGGAGAAAACATATGCAAATGTTAAAGCTGGTAAAGGAAAGGTGAAAACCTTGAAAGAACTAGCGAAACAAATCAGCAAGGTTCCAAGCAAAAGAGTCGTTTCTGCTGCTTTGCGAATCGCACCGTTCTCTGAGGACGAGCCAGAACAGTCCAGGGACGTGCCTAAGGCACCTACTAAGGAACGATCCATCCGGATCATCAAAGGTGGAGTTCCTGTACAATCTGCTTCTCATCTCATCGCTTCAAGAACAAGATATGGGCAAGGGTCTCCTGCTTGCAAGCTTGCAGAACCCAAGAAAAAGCTTAAACGTTTAAGGAAGCAGTTTGATGATGAATCCACTGTACAAGTTCAACAGCCTCACTACTGCAAAAGGAAGATTTTAGCAACTTAGACTCCAACTTTCCACACCACGAGGTAAACCCTGAAATCTCAAATCAAGAATTTGTCAATTCTCAGTTTGATGATTCATATGATCCACACCACAACATCACACCACAACAACCACACCTTTCACCAAAACCACTTTCACCCTCCTCACACCAAGAAGAATTCACTGTGAATCCCACTGATCACAGTTCACcaaaattttctcatgttcttaCTATGGAttctgttggtaaatccgcaagtgtacgaatccacccggttttaaatatcgaaccacagggattgtgagtgactaaattcagcttaagccttgagtttgaaggtttgttttattgaatcaaagatatgttgaagtagtaataaggaaaaggaaaaataaaaagacaattcagaaaataacatgctttgggttcttgttcaactagtcaattcaagtacatcattctaagcacatgttctcatggatctctccttgatgatataacctagttactcacttattgattcctcacataagcaattctctcatactaaaagctaagcccaattccttgtgtacttagtcatttatatgaggttttagatcatgcaaattcagccatcaaaccccaacccttcctctattcctagtagcaagtatagaaggggtaatcccaaatcagttccctaatctataacaaacttccgttctgattatagaatagtataaagcaagcatgcatacaagcttagattgaaattcagaaaatgggattcaagggaagaagaagaacatgtgggaaagaacttaagattataactcaaatataaaaagtcttacaaagaaatccaaagcaaaagaagagagattagccaagcatggcaagagtcatgcttggctaaaaacctgaattacaagcttagaagccctctcacactctcctagatgctctacctctgagtttatgtaaaaatgaaagtatcaaaagattacaaaagaaaatgactaaaatcctatttataggcaaaattcccGAGTCTGGGCTGTTCTGGGTGCTCaggcctgagcgccaattgcatgcccaaaacatgcttTCTGGAGCTAATTGGTGCCTAGGTGCCCATTctcagcgcctaggcgcttaagctcgcctgaaaaggactttttggcttctgaaactcctcttttcaatcctctttaagttcttcatcaattccatgcttcttggccttctttctccttcagtttctgctctccaaacctaaccaacaagtcaaggaagattctagaagctccaagagctcattagcacaagaggtccttcataaaacacaacaaaaccatgcaagtcctaaactttacttaaaatgcaagaaaactacctataaaactactaaattaccaaaacaaaataaagactaaagaaaagaataaaaatgcatgagaatgcatgaaacactacatgagacacaagaaaaagactcaaaacctacaaggaaaaccctaaaaacatcatataaacccgggtcatcagatTCCTCCGATGAGGAACGCACTGTTCAACAAACCAAGACAAAATCTCAACTGTTTAATTTCTTCCCTTTGACTCTAGCAACCCCAATTGATCAACCCTTTCAAAACACTCCACAAGCACAAAATAATGAAAGCACCCCAAAACCACACTCAAGGCCAGGTGCAGTCTGCATCCTATCTCAGGCGAGAAAGAGGCGTCTTCAGACACTAGTGTCCTCTGCTATTAAGCATAGGCG
This portion of the Lotus japonicus ecotype B-129 chromosome 3, LjGifu_v1.2 genome encodes:
- the LOC130744438 gene encoding uncharacterized protein LOC130744438, with protein sequence MFGRFQTVVNGLRNLDRKYENVDQIIKILRCLPRKWRPKVTAIQEAKDLSTLRLEDLLGSLKVHEIELAHDEGLKKQKNIAFKANSSKAIQTKEQSEEEESSEEMSDDEQALFNRNGSNLDKSNITCFECKKPGHIKPDCPRLAKKSGKKPFYKKKKALAAGWDESEDGSEDDDEDEDDDALFALMASAESSDDEDDDEVKSENLKEEFNELLEHSYALSEKYKTLKKQFAKLLLEHEKVLIEKDHVVKENTALKEQDSVKEVTTLKKRIKVLIDDLSTFTIGHDNLVKLCGNSRELYDKSGLGFDSESASSSEYMSDISFTSSESSQSKFVVNCKIERDERKTSYEKKVPSKVIANPSGPKKF